Part of the Spinacia oleracea cultivar Varoflay chromosome 5, BTI_SOV_V1, whole genome shotgun sequence genome, aatgagattgttttggttgtcgtttattaattgtatgtatgtacgtgtgtgttcgagtctcgagttcaccattaataaaatattaataaacgtaaagtgcaaccaaaacaagcttcaaaactcttggaacgtatataccttgaatatgaacaatggggggagactttccggagagcttgatctcctactaatgatataagaaattgtttcatttaatttatgcgttggaattccgtcggtatggcccgacactcggtatgatccgttattattatttattatggcgtttggtgggctcccaacacccttcctttatggaatattcttttggcccgttcaaagcttattctaattaaattgtgagtcaagagtcgactcaagagtcgagtcttgtattcatgatttacgtGTTAATTACTAAAttgcttttgcatgttgattagtacttagtgagtgatgtatGCATATTTCACTCtagtcttgtaagtactcagctttttgctgactacgtgctttgtgacttttggtcatggcctttgccttaatgaccctatgatgatccatcatttgcacttgcattgttggggagaaGAATAacatagcaggttggtagatcgaagtacgatcgaaatcatgtggtttgggatgattgagagagttgcatgctttcgtactttaaaactatttttacctatactttaattatgtttgggtttgttgaattttaaaaatttggtttttgggccgttatggtccaacttgtaggaggcctcgataatttatttatgtttttaaaagttagttgacattaaattccgctgcgtaattctggtactagccttaaccgttatcacgatggcggtaatactttagtaattcctttattttaagttggaaaatatttttataaaagcaaggaattattagggtgttacatcttaatctaaaatattttaggtaagcaattccTTTGCttatagtctagaaactactcttggttgataggtacgtctaagaacttattaggaaaacctatcccattttctacgacataaaaggactccatacttatatcgttgagttcaaccaaaatcaacttgtaCTCACAACTAATTGTGTACTACGATCAGACGTGACACCTCACTATAGCGGAAAACTATCCGTGATTTCTTATGGGCGCAAGCATCCCAGTCAGTCTTACGCCCTCTTGCTACCCATATGCGAGGCGCCGTCCGGAAGGAAGAACGTTTTACTTTGATGAGGTGGCGGGTTTGGGACCGATCGATATACCAATAATCAAGTTTCAGGCTAAACGAATGGTTTTCGTGTGAACTCGCCCTGccccttttctcttttttttttttgaaagctGCTTTTAGTTCTTCCTAGCCAAAATCCCCACCTCATGTGTCAAAGTCAAATGGATCAAAAAATGTACTCACAatattgtgtaccttacccctttagaatcaataagtaacacctcgctatggcggaaaaatattactagattgatgtaaaggtgagaagtaagtgttattttggaatgtcaccttttaactcaattttaaagtttggaacttaaggcctttaccatgttggttagattttaagtgaactaacaTCCTTAATCATGAAACATAAGCAAAccatgatctcatgcataatatcaagacatatttaaagaaataaatatcttaaaacatgcataagataaaattgtgatctagtatggcccgacttcatcttgaagcttcaatcttcaaactccgtcttgaaaatggattggaaactccattcttgaatttcaccatgggaggcgccattttcaccAACAAGGAtttgcaataattaaactaattacaacaaattgatggtacgcagaccgtatttaaataaaaaaccaTGGTACATTTgaccatattttacattcaaatttaatggtacgcagaccatattttctatcctatttgggtcatactaatCACTTTCCGCAACTTGCaaaacaatatatttataatataccattcacccattcatttatcaatgaatgacccacctagcaagttagcagaaaaatgcatcacataataattgcaacaactaattaaggctcaagagtctaccaattatttgaccttattagttctactCGAGTTTATTAATCCTAAGGTAACAAGTACCTAATAAGGAGTTTAACCATTCATGAATAAAAGCTTCCACTCAAACCAAaaattatatgctttactaattttcaaacataaaaatgttTTTTCAAGTCCAATCGGAAACAAcacatttaattaaaatttaaaggtcgtataattaatagtttaaatcccttttgattaattttagttgattaaaatgaattaatcataatttattcatggttttaattttattaaataattagtataaaattaattataataattaaactaataaaattgaattccgagaaaaaattacaagcactaaatttaatttaattaaattcgtcGCTTAACGAAAATTAAATCGAACGTTGGGCCAACGAAAGGCCATGAGAACGAAGCCCACGCCTCACCAAGCCCATACGCGCACAGCTCAGCTACCCTGAAGCGCAACACAGCAGCGAGTGATCGCTCGCTGGCCCGCACTGATCCATCGCACACAGCAGCGAAGCAAGAAGCATCGCTCGTCGGATCGCTTGCTCGCGCGCTTGGCAGAGGGGCTAGGAGCTGCGCGCACGtgagctcccttgctcagcGTGTCACTCGCTCACCCCTTTTCTCGTTGATTTTTCGCCTTTGTTCActcgcacacagcacacacgcatAGGCCGTAGCCCGTGAGCGTGCTTTTCCCTTGCTCATTGCTATGGTACCGCATAGGAggatttgctgctaaacgccagccaacgccagcgtccagcgcagcaccagcgccaggcgctgctgacgtggcgtagatgctgccaaaacaaggacgcgggctccgtccttgcttTGTCTTGGTGTACCCTCGTAGGATTTGTACGaagtttggcacgtagtgtttgcttggggtttaagacttgatttgcgtttaaaaacaagccgtttcgggtttttgaatttcggttttacgggacgaggcctggcttgctcggttttttgggtcggcgcccgaatttggattgcttagtgtaaTTTTGACTgcaaaaggcctagtaaaaccaatgggatagtccattgggtgatattgtacttggattttgaaattgattttagaaaattgtattttgtaccgacaTCTGGAaagggaacggcctcggggattggattttggctcttggatttttgAAGCGTTCTTAGCGattggaatttccgcacggagtttctccaaccgcctaataaggataatgatatcgtcatcatcccagtggggagacacgatttaggtgtctacagaagcccccactttgactgagcgttcggttaggaaagcgctaGTCAAAGTATTCGACttgggacggagaatggtcaagatgttctgcaatcaagaccattctttttaggccggtacctgcacaaaacagatgttagaaaaaaaaggatagagcctacctccgtgcggttgtgacgactccgatttgtacttgtactgctcTTCCGTCTTTGGTCTGGGACGGAGCTTggaatcgaaaattttgaattttgagtttttttaatctttaattttgaattttgaataaccggaattaatccgttggggatgcgTTTCACtagggataagagctttttatggGCTCTTAGGATTTTGAAAATTCGGttaactttcctggagcttgggtccgttgggagtcgaacgcctaagtcgttgtattttttggacttcaTAATCTTGAAATTCGCATCAATTTTTTCTTGGAGATACGgatgtatacccgtattttcggagGATAGCACGATTcgatcactactacaaaaatagtcAAAGAGACCTATAAAAACAGACCCATTGATGAACATAACGGGTCTCTCAACTATAAGAGATCTATTATTAAAGATAACAGGTCTCCTATATACACCGGAGCCCGCTAATTTACCATATGTAAAAAATTAGAGACCCTTTAACTCACCTAACGGGTCTCTACATTGCAGTGGGCCTACTACTTTTTTTCCCGTCAGACAAAAGAAAGACCTCTCAAAATACCTGACGGGTCTCTTCTCCCACCAAATATTTTTACAGTAACAATAAATTATTAAAGcctcttctctctcttctcacAACTCAGATCTGCTTCTATTTGAGTTCCTTCCCATCTATATAGTTCTTTCTATCCTCGCACAAAATCATCAATAAACCATGGTTTCTTCACCATCCATccccttctctctcttcctcacaTTTCAAAATCGCTTGTAAATCTattttgtatgttttaattaacttGAAGTTTTGGAAGGGATGTCGCAACAGCCTTAGGAGCCACCGCACCAGAGAGATTCAGGAATCAAGAATCGACCTTAAACTCTTCAAGATTTCCCCTGCTCGTATTCTTAGAAAGTGAAAATGGTATAGTTTCATCGATTAATTCCTCGATTTAATTgctctagtttttttttttttgaaattagggttttgattgTGTTGCATTTATTTGATTTCAGGCTCGAGACAATTTGTATGTGCTTAGTTGAAGTTGAGAAATCGCTAAAGCCTTTCGATTCGTTACTAGCTACTCCCTCCGCCCTTCTTTGATTGCCCTTTGAGCAATTAAAAAGGGTCGAAGGGAGTAagtttaataatggaaaatcTTCTTTTCTCTAGGCCTCATGATGTACTCCGTATCATTCTCATGTAAATGTCCCGCGTTGTTACTTTAAGATATTTTCAATTGGCTTTGCATCATAATACATTGGTATTCTCTTTGCAAGTAGGTTCTTGTAAATGTCTAAGATGGACCAGAAATATAAAGACTAGGTAGTTAAAGAAACTGGGGTTTCTTTTGAAGTATAACCTTTTTAGTCTTTGTTGGTTTTGTTTATCAGGCAGCGGAAGAGGACTACTGTACTAAACCAGCTAAGACTATGAGGCCTTTCCATGCTCTTCTTGATGATGGCCTTATAAGGACACCTATCACAACCGAGTTTTTGGTGCTCTCTAGGTATATTATGGTTTTATTGTATTGAGTGGGAATGCATTGCCTTAATGGTTGGTTTTCTAGAACACTCATTATTGTAATGTAAGTTCAATTAGTGTTTGATTATTGACCATTAAATCTCATAATCTATAATTCCAAATTAGGCTTCATTATTGGGTCTACTGTATTCATGTCATGAAAATCACACTAGTTATCCGTTATGGCTTGTGAAGCAGGGAGGTCTTATAGAGCATAATtgtaatattttgtttcaaactCTCAACCAAAGCTGTGATTCTACATCTATTAAGTGTATTTCCTGGatacaaaatttgtaattattgtgtttggatttgatAGTCTTATATAAATTAAGAGTTATCATGAAATGCTGTAAACTGTTAACATCAAATAAGAGCTTAAAAAGAGATTAATATACATATGATATTTAGCCATGTTACTTGATTAGTTTTCTTTTTTACAGCATCATTTTTTGTTGATTGCAGTATTGAAATAGATGAAGAAAGGAATACAATTACAAGTGCAGTTCAAGCTAAAACAATCAAGGTGAGATCAAGCTTTTTTTAACCAGTTTGGTCTCCATTAGATTTCCATTGGCTTTGGCCGACTGTTTCAGGCCTGAATTTATGTGAACTAGCAATAACATTCTTCTCTATAGAGTGAATATGAAGAGAATCTGTTTCACTGACATTAGGAGCTAGGAGCTCAAATATTTATCGAGTGCTACAACATGCAGGTTTATTATGAGAAAATGGTTACATTCATTCCTATTTGTCTAGATAGGGGTTAAGATTTAGGACTGTGGAAATAGTTTGGGAAGGGTTAAGGTATTGATTGTCTGAAAAGTTAATTAAGAGTCAACTGTCAAGGTGAAAAGTTAAGTGTCAGCCAGTTAAGACATCACTCTTTCTATCTCCAGTAGAACTTCTTTCATTGGAGGTCTTCTCTTCTCATCTAAGTTCAAACATTGTTTTCCAAGATTAGCAATGGCGAGAAACTCTTCCTCTGAACCCTCTTGGAGGACTTGTGAACCAGTAGCCTGTAACTTTTGTTTTGTTGGTGGCAGCTAGGATCTTTGAGTGACTGTCACAAATTGACGGAAACCATTCTTAATTGGAACACCAATCTTTAACCTATTGCCATTTCGTGAAACTACCCAACCTTTGGGAGCAGATTTAGCCCCTCCCGGCCATATGATGGATTCAAGGCTAGCCATAGCAGAGGCATGTTTGCCATATGATGGACTCAAGGCTAACCTTAGCAGAGGCATGTTTACTGCTATTACTTGATACACAATCTAGGAACTAGTACCATGACACTAAAATCTGGACAGAATTTTCAGGAGTGTAGGCTGATTTTACACCTTCGCCTGTATTTGTTAAAATTTCTTGCTTGAAATACAATCTAGGAACTAATACCATTGCAACGAAACTGGAGAGTAAATTTCAGGCATGTTTAGCATATTATATTGCAATTTTGTTCCAGTAACAGGACTGTACTTCTGCACTCTACAATTACCTGTAAGGGCTGTGACTGCAGTTACCTGCAAGGGTTGTAACTCTCGAATGTTGCAGCTGCCCTTGGCCTACAACCTGAACTACCCCCTTaacaatttatttttatttgaggCTTTACCTATTTTGTTAACGATTATAGAACAATATATGCATTTGTTTAACTACTAATTATGCTACTTATTACAGTTTTCTGAAGAAACTTATTCATCGGAAAATGT contains:
- the LOC130461752 gene encoding uncharacterized protein, with protein sequence MSRVVTLRYFQLALHHNTLVFSLQAAEEDYCTKPAKTMRPFHALLDDGLIRTPITTEFLVLSSIEIDEERNTITSAVQAKTIKFSEETYSSENVDEVRDMWVEYLLKQKADQENKVDGMEIAP